The Dermacentor silvarum isolate Dsil-2018 unplaced genomic scaffold, BIME_Dsil_1.4 Seq12764, whole genome shotgun sequence genome contains a region encoding:
- the LOC125941717 gene encoding uncharacterized protein LOC125941717, translating into MRVRRTLVFACSSGGWALDMRPTWIPGGALRLPPGLFGSILPLNSSLRTLQMARVAVRLYTALAARLRDIPGVFDSPVRESEAANLRSVADCLRKDLDAMPPALKSGFPPAKGQPWALFDQAVGLALAHDNLAEMLDTRRIWGKDLRLKGLENLSSDQLFFVYYALDNCQRSDAQAQRRLPWALGGQERVNGPLRHWAPFAKHFGCLDGEPMVAPKRCTLLDAHA; encoded by the exons ATGCGCGTACGCCGGACATTGGTCTTCGCGTGCAGCTCGGGCGGCTGGGCACTGGACATGCGGCCGACGTGGATACCCGGAGGGGCCCTGCGGCTGCCACCCGGGCTGTTCGGCTCCATCTTGCCGCTCAACAGCTCGCTGCGCACTCTGCAAATGGCACGGGTGGCAGTGCGCTTGTACACCGCCTTGGCCGCGCGACTCAG GGACATTCCGGGCGTGTTCGATTCCCCCGTGCGCGAATCTGAGGCGGCGAATCTCCGGAGCGTGGCCGACTGCCTCCGCAAGGACTTGGATGCCATGCCGCCGGCGCTCAAGAGCGGCTTTCCGCCTGCCAAGGGCCAGCCCTGGGCGCTCTTTGACCAGGCGGTGGGCTTAGCCCTGGCGCACGATAACCTGGCG GAGATGCTGGACACCCGGCGCATCTGGGGCAAAGACCTACGGCTGAAGGGGCTCGAGAACCTCTCCTCGGACCAGCTGTTCTTCGTGTACTACGCACTGGACAACTGCCAGCGGTCCGACGCGCAGGCGCAGCGCCGGCTGCCGTGGGCGCTCGGCGGACAGGAGCGCGTCAACGGGCCGCTCCGCCACTGGGCCCCGTTCGCCAAGCACTTCGGCTGCCTCGACGGAGAGCCCATGGTGGCGCCGAAGCGGTGCACGCTGCTCGATGCACACGCCTAG